The bacterium DNA window TTGACACATAAAAATATTTTTGTATCTGTTCAGGTTCAACGTTCTAAGGTTCCCGGTTCAGAGTTATTTACCAGTTTCGACTGAACTATGAATCGAGATTCAGATATTTCACCCAATTTGCGTGTGGCGCCGGTAAGCCAACCAGGAACTGTGAACCTTGAACCTAACAACCTGAGTGGTTACATATTTTTTTTATATTATGCGCATGCAATAGCCTTCAGATTGTAATGCTCCCCAAAATTTAGACAGGTAATTAAGTTAAGAAATGCTTATATTACCATAACAAAAATGGGAGTATCATATGATGAATAAGAGAAATCGTTACAGCGCCGAATTCAAAGCAAAGGTAGCCGTCGAAGCTCTCAAAGAGCAAAAGACACTAACTGAATTAGCCACTCAGTTTCAGATTCATTCAGTTCAAATTTCAACCTGGAAAAAGCAGTTGCTCGATGGCGCTGCATTCATATTTAAAAATTCACTCAATAATCATCACAAGAAACAACAACATTTAGAAGACCAATTGTACCAAGAGATTGGCCGATTAAAAATTGAATTAGATTGGTTAAAAAAAAAATTATGACCGATCCTCTTGCTGCCAGACGTCTGATGATCGAACCTCTTAACAGCCAGATCA harbors:
- a CDS encoding transposase, coding for MMNKRNRYSAEFKAKVAVEALKEQKTLTELATQFQIHSVQISTWKKQLLDGAAFIFKNSLNNHHKKQQHLEDQLYQEIGRLKIELDWLKKKL